A genomic segment from Nicotiana sylvestris chromosome 1, ASM39365v2, whole genome shotgun sequence encodes:
- the LOC104248679 gene encoding transcription factor bHLH94-like, with product MALEAVTQQQQYLYALLGTANWDGGSGSGPGFDYHNNEPFEFLDNNDQNVGAAQEYEDYSSWNLPPPLLVDYSQNDFNQWGQNSSTYVLDHNFAIADQLPQLESPVEMSSTTRQRRRRTRSKKNQEEIESQRMTHIAVERNRRKQMNEYLSVLRTLMPDSYVQRGDQASIVSGAINYVKELEQQLQFLCGQKHLNEKKLQDINGETSPFSEFFSIPQYSTTMTAATSENRASGNEYYTRNQQLPATADIEVTMVENHANLKIRSQRRPRLLPRIISGLESLRLSVLHLNVSKVDQFVLCSLSLKVEEDCKLSSVEDIAAVVNQILGRIHEEAN from the exons ATGGCGCTAGAAgctgtaacacagcaacaacaatatcttTACGCCTTGCTAGGAACTGCAAACTGGGACGGTGGCTCTGGCTCTGGTCCTGGTTTTGATTATCACAATAATGAGCCGTTTGAATTTCTTGATAATAATGATCAGAATGTAGGAGCAGCACAAGAGTATGAGGACTACTCGAGTTGGAACTTACCACCTCCATTATTGGTGGATTATTCTCAGAATGATTTTAATCAATGGGGTCAGAATTCTTCCACTTATGTTTTAGACCATAATTTTGCAATCGCAGATCAACTGCCGCAATTGGAGTCTCCAGTTGAAATGTCTAGTACAACtagacaaagaagaagaagaacaagaagcaAGAAGAATCAAGAAGAGATTGAGAGTCAAAGAATGACTCACATTGCCGTTGAAAGAAATCGTCGAAAACAGATGAATGAGTACCTCTCTGTCCTCCGAACTCTTATGCCTGATTCTTATGTCCAAAGG GGTGATCAAGCATCAATTGTTAGTGGTGCAATCAACTATGTAAAAGAGCTAGAGCAACAACTGCAATTCCTTTGTGGTCAGAAGCATTTGAATGAGAAAAAATTACAAGATATCAATGGGGAAACTTCTCCGTTTTCTGAGTTCTTCAGCATTCCACAATATTCCACAACCATGACTGCTGCTACTAGTGAAAATAGAGCTTCTGGGAATGAATATTATACTAGGAACCAGCAGCTACCAGCAACAGCTGATATAGAAGTGACAATGGTGGAAAATCATGCAAATCTGAAAATTAGGTCACAAAGGAGACCAAGATTGCTTCCTAGAATAATTTCTGGGCTTGAAAGTCTTAGGCTAAGTGTTCTTCATCTCAATGTTTCAAAAGTTGATCAGTTTGTCCTCTGTTCTCTCAGTTTGAAG GTAGAAGAAGACTGCAAGTTGAGTTCTGTGGAAGACATTGCAGCTGTTGTGAATCAGATTTTAGGTAGGATCCATGAAGAGGCTAATTAG